The Elusimicrobiota bacterium genome includes a region encoding these proteins:
- a CDS encoding alpha/beta fold hydrolase, with the protein MKKNVCKCFLILLLFVFSNQLLASQYTLNSTIGSFGAVSETGNSHLIVSGGQTTNQQSANQGYTLLAGNIFRTNLSIEVPTIVYPPNHKIMYRYNISFDWTDINNAASYDFELFGTSLCNTTSSQYTIELTTGTYQWRVRAMLNDVIKSSWTETMEVIVTTSNYNPIIFVHGRQLVNSRGFNALDYWRGKPDSEFEDTTAMTKIITGKYQDYIAGKLECNYQTTQDDLYTSIASTDNKNKTIWNFTYYGNDCGVIGSNGNLSATGVEGVAYYADHSSGVQVPFGLPAGLVYSTALTSGGSQAERLANFIDKVLDVTGTEKVNIVAHSLGGLVSRSAIKWYGCNTKVKKLITIGTPNQGADYSVFEYLMGGYGDFPYGEDLETFRFNKFSNGSREDTFTNFLNEGNPGDWAGGVKYATIAGTRSPLPWGRNINKIEINYTIRDDCLFNTEWVELPGAEFNAITYASHGTSINGNMDTYIPLTSIKAEMTVGPIIGENSLTSCNYTTDIIRCWIMDDINPFIYKETGESQRSYLFSTSPEIVKIRTQFEPMGPALWGIPCEVRADINFKNSFNKNKYIWLTVTCNSWDTNNGTEEVTRVYDSTGNIVGCTVKANTYWIYTSSISSEGYWYPVEPSKMKFSYTIAGEVVDSSVDKFQYVYGPIEYKDLNFETYGTESVPITAILNVGDSNYEIYKIDRIPLSDYNGNYSSTTVIFSTYVCINISLDPKPIGPSSGKIQLQQSAAEYKYRIFLYTRKSNPSQDIEISSPTVDSIKPRSRVNTPSNYFVNAATFTVMWTGIDDYSGIKCYHIEYSTDNFNTWQLWSIESTSWTYLTTSTFNVTGLTSDTTIYFRSRAEDYAGNLEDWGAQTDYDCYAVIDLTPPSTVQLLSPPNNGYDNHNNGYAVFDWQDSTDDRLAYYELQVDTMPDMSNASIVSIEESEFNLFIYDYYGQNYGLDDGRYYWRVRAKDAAGNTSPWSTTWSFIIDP; encoded by the coding sequence ATGAAAAAAAATGTCTGTAAATGTTTCTTAATTTTGTTACTTTTCGTTTTTAGCAACCAGTTATTAGCGAGTCAATACACGTTAAATTCTACAATAGGGTCTTTTGGTGCAGTATCAGAAACTGGTAATTCGCATTTGATAGTCAGTGGAGGGCAAACAACAAACCAACAATCTGCAAACCAAGGATATACATTATTAGCAGGAAATATTTTTAGAACAAACTTATCTATAGAAGTACCAACAATAGTTTATCCACCTAATCATAAGATAATGTATCGTTACAATATTTCTTTCGATTGGACTGATATAAACAATGCTGCTTCATATGACTTTGAATTGTTTGGTACAAGTTTATGCAATACGACAAGTTCGCAATATACTATTGAGCTGACTACGGGAACTTATCAATGGCGTGTTCGCGCGATGTTAAATGATGTTATCAAGAGCAGCTGGACGGAAACGATGGAAGTTATTGTTACAACAAGTAATTATAATCCCATTATTTTTGTTCATGGTCGTCAATTGGTGAATTCAAGGGGTTTTAACGCTCTTGATTATTGGAGAGGAAAACCAGACTCGGAATTTGAAGATACAACAGCCATGACGAAAATAATAACAGGAAAATATCAGGATTATATTGCAGGCAAATTAGAGTGCAATTATCAAACCACACAAGATGATCTGTATACTTCTATTGCATCTACTGATAACAAAAACAAAACAATTTGGAATTTCACTTATTACGGTAACGATTGTGGTGTGATTGGTAGTAATGGAAATCTGTCTGCAACAGGGGTGGAAGGAGTAGCATATTATGCTGATCATTCATCAGGTGTACAAGTACCTTTTGGATTACCAGCCGGTTTGGTCTATTCAACGGCGTTAACAAGCGGAGGTAGTCAAGCCGAAAGATTAGCTAATTTTATTGATAAAGTTTTAGACGTAACAGGAACAGAAAAAGTTAATATAGTAGCTCATTCACTCGGTGGATTGGTTTCTCGTTCAGCAATCAAGTGGTATGGATGCAATACAAAAGTAAAGAAACTGATAACTATTGGTACGCCTAACCAAGGAGCAGATTATAGTGTATTTGAATATTTAATGGGAGGATACGGTGATTTCCCTTATGGGGAGGATTTAGAAACATTTAGATTTAATAAATTTAGTAATGGGAGTAGAGAAGATACTTTTACTAACTTTTTGAACGAAGGAAATCCGGGAGATTGGGCTGGAGGAGTAAAGTATGCCACAATAGCTGGAACTCGCAGTCCACTACCTTGGGGGCGTAATATTAATAAAATAGAAATAAACTATACTATACGCGACGATTGTTTGTTTAACACTGAGTGGGTAGAGCTACCTGGGGCAGAATTTAATGCAATAACTTATGCGAGTCATGGTACTAGTATTAATGGGAATATGGATACATATATACCTTTAACTAGCATAAAGGCAGAAATGACTGTAGGCCCCATCATTGGGGAAAATTCGCTTACTTCGTGTAATTATACCACTGATATAATTAGGTGTTGGATTATGGATGATATTAATCCGTTTATTTATAAAGAAACGGGAGAAAGTCAGCGAAGTTACTTATTTTCAACTTCTCCAGAAATAGTAAAAATTAGAACTCAATTTGAACCTATGGGACCAGCCCTATGGGGTATTCCTTGTGAAGTACGAGCGGATATTAATTTCAAAAACAGCTTTAATAAAAATAAATATATTTGGTTAACAGTTACTTGTAATAGTTGGGATACAAACAATGGTACGGAAGAAGTGACGCGTGTTTATGATTCTACTGGTAATATTGTAGGCTGTACTGTAAAAGCCAATACTTATTGGATATATACTTCATCAATCTCATCGGAAGGCTATTGGTATCCAGTTGAACCATCAAAGATGAAATTTAGTTACACAATTGCTGGTGAAGTGGTTGATTCGTCTGTAGATAAATTTCAATATGTATATGGTCCAATAGAGTATAAAGATTTAAATTTTGAAACTTATGGTACAGAATCAGTTCCCATTACTGCAATTTTAAACGTGGGAGATTCAAACTATGAGATATATAAGATTGATAGAATTCCTTTAAGTGATTATAACGGCAATTATTCATCAACAACGGTAATATTTTCTACCTATGTCTGTATAAACATTTCATTAGATCCCAAACCTATCGGACCAAGTTCTGGGAAAATACAACTACAACAAAGCGCAGCGGAATATAAATACAGAATATTTTTGTACACCCGCAAATCGAATCCTAGTCAAGACATAGAAATCTCCAGTCCAACAGTAGACTCTATAAAACCCCGTTCACGAGTAAATACGCCATCAAATTATTTTGTTAACGCTGCTACGTTTACTGTGATGTGGACTGGTATTGACGACTATTCGGGTATCAAGTGTTATCATATAGAATATAGTACTGACAATTTTAATACTTGGCAATTGTGGAGTATAGAAAGTACGTCGTGGACATACTTAACCACCTCTACATTTAATGTAACCGGGCTTACCAGCGATACCACAATATATTTCCGCAGCCGTGCGGAAGACTATGCTGGTAATTTAGAGGATTGGGGAGCTCAAACAGATTACGATTGTTACGCAGTTATAGATTTAACCCCGCCGTCAACAGTTCAACTATTATCACCGCCAAACAATGGATATGACAACCACAATAACGGCTATGCAGTTTTTGACTGGCAAGACTCAACCGATGATAGATTAGCGTATTACGAACTGCAAGTAGATACTATGCCAGACATGTCAAATGCGAGTATAGTTTCAATAGAAGAATCTGAATTTAACTTGTTTATTTATGATTATTATGGTCAAAATTACGGTCTTGACGACGGAAGGTATTATTGGCGTGTCCGCGCGAAAGATGCTGCTGGAAACACAAGCCCGTGGTCAACAACCTGGTCATTTATTATCGACCCCA